The proteins below are encoded in one region of Ereboglobus luteus:
- a CDS encoding carbohydrate ABC transporter permease, whose protein sequence is MKTSRLSEYIKHALILLVLASALLPLYVMFSTAFKSNREFFQNPFGLPHELVMHNWSVGWATVKDLLATTLVVATFSVLLRLAFAVPASYFFAKTKLPGRDLLWFVFMALMMMPTVANLLPLYMLLRDLHMLNSIWTVSVVITAGAQVGVVFWLRGFVEDIPKDLFEAAEMDGASHFYQMTRIVLPLCRPILGTLAVTGFIGAWNEFMLPLIIITDPWKQMLSVGLMQLESLYVKEYGQLMAAYAIASLPLIVLFLFTMRLFVRGLTAGAVKG, encoded by the coding sequence ATGAAAACATCGCGCCTTTCCGAATACATAAAACACGCGCTGATTCTCCTCGTGCTGGCGTCGGCGCTGCTGCCGCTCTACGTGATGTTCTCCACTGCGTTCAAGAGCAACCGCGAGTTTTTCCAGAATCCCTTCGGACTGCCCCACGAGCTGGTGATGCACAACTGGAGCGTCGGCTGGGCGACCGTGAAGGACTTGCTCGCGACCACGCTCGTCGTGGCGACATTTTCCGTGTTGCTGCGTCTCGCGTTCGCGGTGCCCGCCTCGTATTTTTTCGCCAAGACAAAGCTGCCCGGCAGGGATCTGCTGTGGTTCGTGTTCATGGCGCTGATGATGATGCCGACCGTGGCAAACCTGCTGCCGCTCTACATGCTGCTGCGCGATCTGCACATGCTGAACTCCATCTGGACGGTGTCGGTCGTCATCACGGCCGGGGCGCAGGTCGGCGTTGTTTTCTGGTTGCGGGGATTTGTGGAGGATATCCCGAAGGATCTGTTTGAGGCGGCGGAGATGGACGGCGCGTCGCATTTTTACCAGATGACGCGCATCGTGCTTCCCCTGTGCCGGCCCATTCTCGGCACGCTTGCGGTGACGGGGTTCATCGGCGCGTGGAATGAATTCATGCTGCCGCTCATCATCATCACCGATCCGTGGAAACAAATGCTCAGCGTCGGTCTCATGCAGCTCGAAAGCCTCTACGTGAAGGAATACGGCCAGCTCATGGCGGCCTACGCCATC
- a CDS encoding carbohydrate ABC transporter permease: MGAFGVLVYLAGLQNIGTEVYEAADLDGAGWFRKFWSIELPLILTQVRMNLIVVCIGTLQDFSTILILFGENGGPGGVVSVPGLYMYRVAFAEQKAGLACAAGVVLFMIIYLLTLANNRMLKARH; encoded by the coding sequence GTGGGCGCGTTTGGCGTGCTCGTCTATCTTGCCGGACTTCAAAACATCGGAACCGAGGTTTACGAGGCGGCGGATCTCGATGGCGCGGGCTGGTTCAGAAAATTCTGGTCGATCGAGCTTCCGCTGATTCTTACGCAAGTGCGCATGAACCTTATCGTCGTGTGCATCGGCACGCTTCAGGATTTCAGCACGATCCTGATTCTTTTCGGGGAAAATGGCGGGCCCGGCGGCGTGGTGAGCGTGCCCGGCCTCTACATGTATCGCGTGGCGTTTGCCGAGCAAAAGGCGGGGCTCGCGTGCGCCGCCGGCGTGGTGCTGTTCATGATTATTTACCTGCTCACGCTCGCCAACAACCGCATGCTCAAGGCGCGCCACTAA
- a CDS encoding ABC transporter substrate-binding protein, whose amino-acid sequence MKILGKLKGKTGLVVLVIVCALALARVLVLQSRVSEISGVKTIRIAHWQMEAGVRDALDLVAREYEKIHPDVRIQQIVIGERGYGSWITTRLIGGTAPDLVAMGSMDRRMMIPLLQRYFIPLSEEITKPNPYNRGTPLEGVPWKLTFYDNMEGGAASGASSGGCYIPELMDYYRIPSSAFTLRLFYNKNLLREATGLDAPPSDFRGFLAACEKIKEYGKSKGVWLYPIAGTASKYNTKILWGRFDQAVGSTLINVTDVNRDSDLSPEESVIALAGGAVDFRDPRIRAMMRGREYYRAQFQPAFFAADRMDAAFLFLQQKALMIASGSWDAGSYVQQADFEIGVCDFPLPSADDPEFGEFVEGPAAEELQGEFSFSVNATTPHRAEALDFLRFLSSQKMNAALNKRANWIPMVRGNYPGEFIASFLPHPEG is encoded by the coding sequence GTGAAAATATTGGGCAAACTCAAGGGCAAGACGGGGCTCGTGGTGCTGGTTATTGTGTGCGCGCTCGCGTTGGCGCGCGTGCTGGTGTTGCAGTCGCGGGTCAGCGAAATCAGCGGCGTGAAAACCATTCGCATCGCGCACTGGCAGATGGAGGCGGGTGTGCGCGACGCGCTCGATCTTGTCGCGCGGGAATATGAAAAAATCCATCCCGATGTGCGGATTCAGCAAATCGTCATTGGCGAGCGTGGTTACGGTTCGTGGATTACCACGCGGCTGATTGGCGGCACGGCTCCGGACTTGGTCGCGATGGGATCGATGGACCGGCGCATGATGATTCCGTTGTTGCAGCGTTACTTCATTCCGCTTTCCGAGGAGATAACGAAGCCGAATCCTTACAATCGTGGCACGCCGCTGGAGGGAGTGCCGTGGAAGCTGACTTTTTATGACAACATGGAGGGCGGCGCCGCGAGCGGCGCGAGCTCCGGCGGCTGTTACATTCCCGAGTTGATGGATTATTACCGCATACCCTCGTCGGCATTCACGCTCCGTTTGTTTTATAATAAAAACCTGCTGCGCGAGGCCACGGGGCTCGATGCGCCGCCGTCCGATTTTCGCGGGTTCCTCGCCGCGTGCGAAAAAATAAAGGAATACGGCAAGTCGAAGGGCGTCTGGCTTTATCCAATCGCGGGCACGGCGAGCAAATACAACACGAAGATTTTATGGGGGCGCTTTGACCAGGCGGTTGGCAGCACGCTCATAAACGTGACCGATGTGAACCGCGACAGCGACCTTTCGCCCGAGGAGTCCGTGATCGCGCTGGCCGGCGGCGCCGTTGATTTTCGCGATCCGCGCATTCGCGCGATGATGCGCGGGCGCGAATACTACAGGGCGCAGTTTCAGCCGGCGTTTTTTGCCGCCGACCGGATGGACGCCGCGTTTTTGTTTTTGCAGCAAAAAGCGCTCATGATCGCCAGCGGCTCGTGGGATGCGGGCAGCTATGTGCAGCAGGCTGATTTTGAAATCGGCGTGTGCGACTTTCCGCTGCCGTCGGCCGACGACCCGGAGTTTGGCGAATTTGTGGAGGGCCCGGCGGCGGAGGAATTGCAGGGGGAGTTTTCCTTCAGCGTCAACGCGACCACGCCCCATCGCGCCGAGGCATTGGATTTTTTGCGCTTTCTATCGAGCCAGAAAATGAACGCCGCGCTTAACAAGCGCGCGAACTGGATTCCCATGGTGCGGGGCAATTATCCCGGGGAATTCATCGCGTCGTTCCTGCCGCATCCCGAGGGGTGA
- a CDS encoding tetratricopeptide repeat protein, which yields MRFSHTSLAGTLTGRFVAFLMFATGLGFAQGQDAVARGENLQAEVDAAWRSMQMGRWVDAGEMLAAIKLATGDADLLSQAHLAEGNLWQFRRPSADMARAAASYEWVLKNHPDNKHAPWALLALARLPGLDVLSPKPDESIPLYRRVAAEYPDSDAAQEAMLHLTLALWKAGGVDGAREGVAELERWRAAHPNPDYALHAALVLGKLYRYPLGECGRAVTHLRAALDTQKGSSFAQRAQTCWTIASLAEHDLKDREIAIEYYTRFIREFPNHRTTFMVKQGLARLGAPVPETNDGGLLNRTIDAQPPASGLTAGGVPENSTP from the coding sequence ATGCGCTTTTCCCACACATCCCTCGCAGGCACGCTGACCGGGCGGTTTGTCGCGTTTTTGATGTTTGCGACGGGGCTTGGTTTTGCGCAGGGGCAGGACGCGGTTGCGCGCGGTGAAAATTTGCAGGCGGAGGTGGACGCGGCGTGGCGGAGCATGCAAATGGGGCGCTGGGTTGATGCCGGGGAAATGCTCGCCGCGATCAAGCTGGCAACCGGTGATGCCGATTTGCTGAGCCAGGCGCATTTGGCCGAGGGGAACTTGTGGCAGTTTCGGCGGCCGAGCGCGGACATGGCCAGGGCGGCTGCCAGTTACGAGTGGGTTTTGAAAAATCACCCGGACAACAAGCACGCGCCGTGGGCGTTGCTGGCGCTTGCGCGCCTGCCCGGTCTCGATGTGCTCTCACCCAAGCCGGACGAATCGATTCCCCTATACCGGCGCGTGGCCGCCGAATACCCCGATTCCGACGCCGCCCAGGAGGCGATGTTGCATTTGACGCTGGCGCTTTGGAAAGCCGGCGGTGTTGACGGCGCGCGCGAGGGTGTCGCCGAATTGGAACGCTGGCGCGCGGCGCATCCGAATCCGGATTATGCGCTTCACGCGGCGTTGGTGCTGGGAAAACTTTATCGTTATCCGCTCGGGGAATGCGGCCGTGCCGTGACGCATTTGCGCGCGGCGCTCGACACACAAAAGGGTTCCTCGTTTGCGCAGCGCGCGCAAACGTGCTGGACGATTGCGTCGCTTGCCGAGCACGATCTCAAGGACCGCGAAATCGCGATTGAATACTACACGCGGTTCATCCGCGAGTTTCCGAATCACCGCACCACGTTCATGGTCAAGCAAGGGCTGGCCAGGCTGGGCGCGCCGGTGCCGGAGACAAATGATGGCGGGCTGCTCAACAGAACCATCGATGCGCAGCCGCCTGCTTCGGGGCTAACGGCAGGGGGAGTGCCGGAAAACTCAACGCCGTGA